The following coding sequences lie in one Chrysiogenia bacterium genomic window:
- a CDS encoding enoyl-CoA hydratase/isomerase family protein: protein MEQVKLEIDEKVAVITLARPEKRNALSPTMLSELGSVLVEIGKPRNEVRCVLLKAEGEAFCAGGDFGDLSLNKKWKSGELLLRNEYNPLFASLKRLKVPLITAVQGGAVGIGLSLAITGDLILASKQAYFHLMFAKLGLVVEGGASYILPRLIGRSRAFEMSYLMEKVDAQRALEWGLINRLYENAEALHEGALEIAKQIAGSADSLALIREAYMGSYDNSFEQQLELEARLGGQTSETADFKERIARMASKFK from the coding sequence ATGGAGCAGGTCAAACTCGAGATCGACGAGAAGGTCGCCGTGATCACGCTGGCACGGCCGGAAAAGCGCAATGCGCTGAGCCCCACCATGCTGAGTGAACTGGGGAGCGTCCTCGTAGAGATTGGCAAGCCCCGCAACGAGGTTCGCTGCGTCCTGCTCAAGGCCGAAGGCGAGGCGTTCTGCGCCGGCGGAGATTTCGGCGATCTCTCGCTGAACAAGAAGTGGAAGAGCGGTGAGTTGCTGCTGCGCAACGAATACAACCCACTCTTTGCATCGCTGAAGCGCCTGAAGGTTCCCCTCATCACCGCGGTTCAGGGGGGCGCCGTGGGAATCGGGCTCAGCCTGGCCATCACCGGCGACCTGATCCTGGCCAGCAAACAGGCCTACTTCCACCTGATGTTCGCGAAGCTAGGGCTCGTGGTCGAAGGCGGCGCCAGCTACATCCTGCCGCGTCTGATTGGCCGGAGCAGGGCCTTCGAGATGTCCTACCTCATGGAGAAGGTCGATGCTCAAAGGGCGCTCGAGTGGGGCCTGATCAACCGGCTCTATGAGAATGCGGAAGCACTGCATGAAGGCGCGCTGGAGATCGCCAAACAGATCGCTGGCAGCGCCGACTCCCTGGCGCTGATCCGCGAGGCCTACATGGGTTCCTATGACAACTCCTTCGAGCAGCAGCTCGAACTCGAAGCCCGCCTCGGCGGGCAGACTTCCGAAACCGCCGACTTTAAGGAACGCATCGCCCGCATGGCGAGCAAGTTCAAGTAG
- a CDS encoding Zn-ribbon domain-containing OB-fold protein — protein sequence MSPRAIIGTSKVAEPFWEAAKEKRLVLQRCGGCKKFVFYPREFCPHCFGESLSWEEASGEGSIYAISVMHKPGNPLMAGEVPYAVALVELKEGVRMLTNLVGCKPGEGQVGMKVRVTWEALPDGRNLPLFEPA from the coding sequence ATGAGCCCGCGTGCAATCATTGGAACCTCGAAGGTGGCCGAACCTTTCTGGGAGGCCGCTAAAGAAAAGCGTCTCGTGCTTCAGCGCTGCGGCGGCTGCAAGAAGTTCGTCTTCTATCCCAGGGAATTCTGCCCTCATTGCTTTGGTGAGTCCCTGAGCTGGGAAGAAGCATCCGGGGAGGGCAGCATCTATGCCATCAGCGTCATGCACAAGCCCGGCAACCCGCTGATGGCGGGCGAGGTTCCCTATGCCGTCGCCCTTGTGGAGCTCAAGGAGGGCGTGCGAATGCTGACGAACCTCGTTGGCTGCAAACCGGGCGAAGGGCAGGTCGGGATGAAGGTTCGCGTCACATGGGAAGCGCTTCCCGACGGCCGAAATCTCCCGCTGTTCGAACCGGCTTGA
- a CDS encoding thiolase: protein MSDISLRGRAAIVGAVDAVSPTGVLGESVRQLEVRMIREALDDAGLKLSDVDGLLCTGRLMASMDLAEHLGIYPSYTDTTMTGGSSFEVLVEHAAMAIAFGMCEVAVIVYAATPAYKKQKKKSGSKKPMGAPPPMSLTPQLEWELPYGLLAPAGSYALAASRHMAEYGTTPEQLAQIAVSTREWACMNSRARFQDPLSVEDVLNSPYIAEPLHKLDCCLVTDGAGALVMTSAERARDLKKSPAYVLGAATHHDHGMMISQMPDLTTTAGAVSGPRAFSMAGITHKDVDVLESYDSFTITQLLHIEDLGFCPKGEGGRFVEGNALGPGGSLPTNTNGGGLSYTHPGMYGMFILVEAVRQLRGECQKRQVEGAKVAVAHGCGGILSSTGTIVLGTGETL from the coding sequence ATGAGTGACATCTCGCTTAGGGGCCGCGCAGCAATTGTCGGCGCGGTCGATGCGGTATCGCCAACGGGCGTTCTGGGCGAATCCGTCCGACAGCTCGAAGTGCGAATGATCCGGGAAGCCCTCGACGATGCGGGGCTCAAGCTCTCGGACGTGGATGGTCTTCTTTGCACGGGCCGCCTGATGGCGTCCATGGACCTGGCCGAGCACCTGGGGATTTACCCCTCCTATACCGATACCACGATGACCGGCGGCTCGAGCTTCGAAGTGTTGGTAGAGCATGCCGCGATGGCGATCGCCTTCGGCATGTGTGAGGTGGCCGTGATCGTCTACGCGGCCACCCCGGCCTACAAGAAACAGAAAAAGAAATCAGGGTCGAAGAAACCCATGGGCGCGCCCCCGCCCATGAGCCTGACTCCCCAGCTCGAATGGGAACTGCCTTATGGGCTGCTCGCGCCGGCGGGCTCCTACGCGCTGGCGGCAAGCCGGCACATGGCCGAATACGGAACCACCCCGGAGCAGCTCGCCCAGATTGCGGTCTCCACCCGCGAGTGGGCGTGCATGAATTCCAGGGCCAGGTTTCAGGATCCCCTGAGCGTCGAAGACGTCCTGAACTCGCCCTATATTGCTGAGCCCCTCCATAAGCTCGACTGCTGCCTGGTGACCGACGGTGCGGGCGCGCTCGTGATGACCAGCGCCGAGCGGGCGAGGGACCTCAAGAAATCCCCGGCCTATGTGCTGGGCGCGGCGACTCATCACGATCACGGCATGATGATTTCGCAGATGCCGGACCTGACGACGACCGCCGGAGCAGTGTCCGGCCCCCGGGCCTTTTCCATGGCAGGGATCACTCACAAGGACGTGGACGTACTTGAGTCCTATGACTCCTTCACGATTACGCAGCTTCTGCACATCGAAGACCTGGGATTCTGTCCCAAGGGCGAGGGCGGCCGCTTTGTTGAGGGCAATGCCCTCGGTCCGGGCGGCTCCCTTCCCACGAACACGAACGGGGGCGGGCTCTCCTACACCCACCCGGGCATGTACGGGATGTTCATCCTCGTCGAGGCGGTCCGTCAGCTCCGCGGCGAATGCCAGAAACGGCAGGTCGAAGGCGCCAAAGTGGCCGTGGCGCATGGTTGCGGCGGGATCCTCTCTTCTACCGGAACGATCGTGCTGGGAACGGGGGAGACGCTATGA
- a CDS encoding rubredoxin: MNDSAAQAIPYKKYECVICGHVYDEELGDPDSGIAPGTRWEDIPDDWKCPMCGMKKSDFEELVDA; encoded by the coding sequence ATGAATGATAGCGCGGCGCAGGCAATTCCCTACAAGAAGTATGAGTGCGTCATCTGCGGTCACGTTTACGACGAGGAACTCGGTGATCCTGATTCCGGCATCGCACCCGGAACCCGCTGGGAGGATATTCCCGACGACTGGAAGTGTCCGATGTGCGGGATGAAGAAGTCGGATTTTGAGGAACTCGTAGACGCGTAG
- a CDS encoding cytochrome P450 — MDLKQIAHDIMSPKRAARQWFPHDRWTELRALPTLAQLEPKGYDPFWAIVKHADITEISTQPDKFINAPRSVIGSRMREQLMKAIPARGLIQMDPPDHRAYRKLVNNWFVPRNIKKLEDRMRQSATDLVEMMASAGTWEGDFVFDVGAIHPVRLISHILGLPASEEPYLIKLANEVFGSEDPEFQRGKDAQDTMKMFMEAFQYFKEIDVERRKNPGEDLASAIANGLVNGEPLGAMESVGYYIIILTAGHETTRTAMSGGMNMLIENPGEVRKLQENPALVKSAVEEMIRWTSPVNQFGRTATEDYEIRGTTIKKGESVCLFYGSANRDEEIFENPFEFRVDRDPNPHLGFGIGEHFCLGASLARMEMQVFFEEFIPRLDVNSLERTGDVQYLASNFVGGVKHLPMRCRVAKAAA; from the coding sequence ATGGATCTCAAGCAAATTGCCCACGACATCATGAGTCCCAAGCGAGCTGCCCGGCAGTGGTTTCCCCATGACCGCTGGACAGAGCTTCGTGCCCTGCCCACATTGGCGCAGTTGGAGCCCAAGGGGTACGATCCCTTCTGGGCCATCGTGAAACATGCCGACATCACGGAGATCTCGACCCAGCCGGACAAGTTCATCAACGCGCCCAGATCGGTCATTGGATCAAGGATGCGCGAACAGTTGATGAAAGCTATCCCGGCCCGCGGGCTCATTCAGATGGATCCTCCAGATCATCGCGCCTATCGCAAGCTGGTCAACAACTGGTTTGTTCCGCGGAACATCAAGAAACTCGAAGACCGTATGCGGCAGTCTGCCACGGATCTCGTGGAAATGATGGCTTCAGCGGGGACCTGGGAAGGGGACTTCGTCTTCGACGTCGGTGCCATTCATCCGGTGCGCCTGATCTCGCACATTCTGGGACTTCCGGCGAGCGAGGAGCCCTATCTCATCAAGCTTGCCAATGAGGTGTTCGGTTCCGAAGACCCCGAATTTCAGCGCGGCAAAGACGCCCAGGACACGATGAAAATGTTCATGGAAGCGTTCCAGTATTTCAAGGAAATTGACGTTGAGCGTCGCAAGAATCCCGGGGAAGATCTGGCATCGGCCATTGCCAACGGTTTGGTCAACGGGGAACCCTTGGGCGCAATGGAGTCCGTTGGTTACTACATCATCATCCTTACGGCAGGGCATGAAACGACGCGCACCGCAATGAGTGGCGGCATGAACATGCTGATCGAAAACCCGGGAGAAGTTCGAAAACTGCAGGAAAACCCGGCTCTTGTGAAGAGCGCGGTCGAAGAAATGATTCGCTGGACCAGTCCGGTCAACCAGTTTGGTCGTACGGCAACCGAAGACTACGAAATTCGCGGAACCACCATCAAGAAGGGCGAGTCGGTATGTCTGTTCTACGGCTCGGCCAACCGCGATGAGGAAATCTTCGAGAATCCGTTCGAATTTCGCGTCGATCGCGATCCCAACCCGCATCTGGGTTTTGGTATTGGTGAGCACTTCTGCCTGGGCGCTTCACTCGCACGGATGGAAATGCAGGTGTTTTTCGAGGAGTTCATTCCCCGTCTGGATGTCAATTCGCTTGAGCGGACGGGCGATGTCCAATATCTGGCCTCGAATTTCGTCGGCGGGGTCAAGCACCTGCCCATGCGCTGCCGCGTTGCAAAGGCGGCAGCCTGA
- a CDS encoding cytochrome P450, with protein sequence MDTKKIANNILNAKYIGEHWFPHEFYTELRNQPTLTWLEPDNIDPFWAIVKHADITEISTQPDKFLSKPRPFVQTRAMEKWVNSNPVRTLLNMDPPEHRDYRKVVNPWFVPRNIRKLEDRMRRSAVELVDMMAESGTWAGDFVFDIAAIHPVRLITHLLGLPDEDEGYLIKLANETFGSEDKEFGRGGDGISGLMESFRDAIVYFGKLMRDRRANPTEDLASVICNAKINGELLPPMGVYGYLIVILTAGHETTRTAMSGGMNALLQNPDEIRKLQENPDLMDSAIEEMIRWASPVSQFGRTAVEDYEIRGVTIKAGESVCQFYGAANRDEEVFEDPFSFRIDRDPNPHLGFGIGEHFCLGASLARLEMKVFFDEFIRRADVDSIVPTGDVQYMASNFVGGVKHLPMQCRIVKKAA encoded by the coding sequence GTGGATACGAAAAAAATCGCCAACAACATTCTGAACGCCAAGTATATCGGCGAGCACTGGTTCCCGCACGAGTTCTATACGGAGCTACGCAACCAGCCAACACTGACCTGGCTGGAGCCCGACAATATCGACCCGTTCTGGGCGATTGTGAAGCATGCCGACATCACGGAGATCTCGACCCAGCCGGACAAGTTTCTCAGCAAACCTCGTCCCTTTGTTCAGACCCGGGCAATGGAAAAGTGGGTCAACAGCAATCCGGTTCGCACGCTCCTGAACATGGATCCGCCGGAGCATCGCGACTACCGAAAGGTCGTCAACCCCTGGTTCGTGCCCCGGAATATCAGGAAGCTTGAAGACCGCATGCGTCGTTCGGCTGTGGAGCTTGTCGACATGATGGCCGAGTCCGGTACGTGGGCAGGGGACTTCGTCTTTGATATCGCCGCCATTCATCCGGTGCGTCTCATTACGCATCTGCTGGGACTGCCCGACGAAGACGAGGGGTACCTGATCAAACTGGCCAACGAAACCTTCGGTTCCGAGGATAAGGAGTTCGGAAGGGGCGGGGACGGCATCAGCGGACTGATGGAGTCTTTCCGGGATGCCATCGTCTACTTCGGCAAGCTCATGCGCGATCGCAGGGCAAACCCGACCGAAGACCTGGCTTCGGTAATTTGTAACGCGAAGATCAACGGTGAACTACTGCCTCCCATGGGTGTCTATGGCTACCTCATCGTGATCCTGACAGCTGGCCATGAAACGACGCGCACCGCCATGAGCGGCGGGATGAACGCGCTGCTGCAGAATCCCGACGAGATTCGCAAGCTCCAGGAAAATCCGGACCTGATGGACTCGGCCATTGAGGAAATGATTCGCTGGGCGAGTCCGGTCAGCCAGTTCGGCCGCACTGCGGTAGAGGACTATGAGATTCGCGGTGTGACGATCAAGGCCGGCGAGTCCGTCTGCCAGTTCTATGGCGCGGCCAATCGGGACGAGGAGGTCTTTGAGGACCCATTTAGCTTCCGCATCGATCGCGACCCCAATCCGCACCTGGGCTTCGGAATCGGCGAGCACTTCTGCCTGGGCGCCTCGTTGGCAAGGCTGGAAATGAAAGTCTTCTTTGACGAGTTCATCCGGCGCGCGGATGTCGATTCAATCGTGCCGACCGGGGACGTGCAGTACATGGCCTCGAACTTCGTCGGCGGGGTCAAACACCTGCCGATGCAGTGCCGCATTGTGAAAAAAGCGGCATGA
- a CDS encoding cytochrome P450: MDDKYIANNILNAQRIGKQWYPHDLYTELRARPTLTWLEPEGFDPFWAIVKHADIKEISTQPDKFLNGPRTIVSSRADDKLQSAAPRMLINMDPPEHRSYRKFVNAWFVPRNIKKLEDRMRRSAKDLVDMMASSGTWSGDFVFDIAAIHPVRLITHLFDLPDSEEGRLIEIANQTFGTDDPEFQTGERTDANLLKLLMQTMKYFNDLLVARKKNPGEDLASAIATAEIDGKPIGQMEAIGYYFIILTAGHETTRTAMAGGMHQLLQNPAELRKLKENPDLVEFAVEEMIRWTSPVSQFGRTAVEDYELRGKTIKAGQSVCLFYGAANRDEEIWEDPFAFRVDRDPNPHLGFGIGEHFCLGASLARLEMNVFFEEFIKRVDVDSIEQTGDVEYSSTFFVGGVKHLPMQCRIVKKAA, translated from the coding sequence ATGGACGACAAATACATCGCCAACAACATCTTGAACGCCCAGCGTATCGGGAAACAGTGGTACCCACACGATCTCTATACGGAGCTTCGTGCCCGGCCGACGCTGACCTGGCTGGAGCCCGAGGGTTTTGATCCGTTCTGGGCCATTGTGAAACATGCCGACATCAAGGAGATCTCGACCCAGCCCGACAAGTTTCTCAATGGGCCGCGGACGATCGTCTCGAGCCGCGCGGATGACAAGCTTCAGAGCGCTGCCCCTCGTATGCTCATCAACATGGACCCACCAGAACACCGATCCTATCGAAAGTTTGTAAATGCTTGGTTTGTTCCGAGGAACATCAAGAAACTCGAAGACCGCATGCGCCGGTCCGCAAAGGATCTTGTGGACATGATGGCGTCCTCAGGCACGTGGAGCGGTGATTTTGTCTTTGATATCGCTGCGATTCATCCCGTGCGCCTGATCACGCATCTCTTTGACCTTCCCGACAGTGAAGAAGGGCGACTCATCGAGATCGCCAATCAGACGTTTGGAACTGACGACCCGGAGTTCCAGACAGGGGAGAGGACCGACGCCAATCTGCTCAAACTGCTCATGCAGACGATGAAATACTTCAACGATCTGCTTGTGGCGCGCAAGAAAAACCCCGGTGAAGATCTGGCCTCAGCCATCGCTACTGCTGAAATTGACGGCAAGCCCATCGGGCAGATGGAGGCCATCGGCTACTACTTCATCATCCTGACTGCGGGACACGAGACCACGCGGACGGCAATGGCCGGCGGCATGCATCAACTGCTGCAGAACCCCGCCGAGCTTCGAAAGCTCAAAGAGAATCCCGATCTTGTGGAATTCGCCGTGGAAGAGATGATCCGCTGGACCAGCCCCGTCAGCCAGTTCGGACGCACGGCTGTGGAGGACTACGAGCTCCGCGGAAAGACGATCAAGGCCGGTCAATCGGTGTGTCTCTTCTATGGCGCCGCCAACCGGGACGAGGAGATCTGGGAAGACCCGTTTGCATTTCGTGTTGACCGCGACCCCAACCCGCACCTGGGCTTCGGTATCGGAGAGCACTTTTGTCTCGGGGCCTCGCTGGCCCGCCTGGAGATGAATGTCTTCTTTGAGGAATTCATCAAGCGCGTGGATGTGGACTCCATCGAGCAGACCGGCGACGTCGAATACTCGTCCACCTTCTTTGTGGGCGGCGTCAAACACCTGCCGATGCAGTGCCGCATTGTGAAAAAAGCGGCCTGA
- a CDS encoding lipid-transfer protein, giving the protein MGRKVFVVGVGMTKFEKPGARGKDWNYPQMAKEAGEKALADAGISYDQVQQVAAGYVYGDSTCGETAVYQFGYTGVPIYNVNNNCSTGSTALFMAKQFIEGGLADCTMAIGFEKMEKGSLKGHFPDHTPPFRDAAMRMMKLRGFEPKPPAPQMFGNGGRDHMDKFGTTPEHFAKIGWKNHKHSVNNPYSQFQEEYSLQDILNAPMVYDPLTKLQCCPTSDGAGCAILASEDFVKKHNLQDKAVEIIGMAMATDGPETLENDCRYIVGFGMTQRASKSVYEQAGVGIDEVDVIELHDCFSANELLTYEALGLCPEGKAGEYIDKDAFTYGGKCVVNPSGGLISKGHPLGATGLAQCAELNWQMRGEAQKRQVTDAKIALQHNLGLGGAAVVTMYRKAQF; this is encoded by the coding sequence ATGGGAAGAAAAGTATTCGTCGTGGGCGTCGGCATGACCAAGTTCGAAAAGCCCGGTGCCAGGGGCAAGGACTGGAACTATCCGCAGATGGCCAAAGAGGCCGGTGAGAAGGCGCTCGCGGACGCCGGTATCTCCTACGACCAGGTACAACAGGTCGCAGCGGGTTATGTCTACGGGGATTCGACCTGCGGCGAAACGGCGGTCTACCAGTTCGGCTACACCGGCGTTCCGATTTACAACGTGAACAACAACTGCTCGACAGGCTCGACGGCACTGTTCATGGCCAAGCAGTTCATCGAGGGCGGCCTCGCCGACTGCACCATGGCCATTGGCTTTGAGAAGATGGAGAAAGGCTCACTGAAGGGCCACTTCCCCGATCACACCCCGCCGTTCCGGGACGCGGCAATGCGGATGATGAAGCTCCGCGGATTTGAACCCAAGCCGCCTGCGCCGCAGATGTTTGGAAACGGCGGCCGCGATCACATGGACAAGTTCGGTACCACGCCCGAGCACTTCGCCAAGATCGGCTGGAAGAACCACAAGCACTCGGTGAACAATCCGTACTCCCAGTTCCAGGAAGAGTACAGCCTCCAGGACATCCTGAATGCCCCGATGGTCTACGATCCGCTCACCAAGCTGCAGTGCTGCCCGACTTCGGACGGCGCCGGCTGCGCGATTCTTGCCAGCGAGGATTTCGTCAAGAAGCACAATCTGCAGGACAAGGCCGTCGAGATCATCGGCATGGCGATGGCGACCGATGGCCCGGAAACCCTCGAGAACGACTGCCGTTACATCGTCGGATTCGGCATGACCCAGCGCGCTTCGAAATCCGTCTACGAACAGGCCGGCGTCGGCATCGACGAAGTCGATGTGATTGAGCTGCACGACTGCTTCAGCGCGAACGAGCTGCTCACCTACGAAGCGCTCGGCCTCTGTCCCGAGGGCAAGGCGGGCGAATACATCGACAAGGATGCCTTCACCTACGGCGGGAAGTGCGTGGTCAATCCCTCGGGCGGACTGATCTCCAAGGGTCATCCCCTGGGCGCGACGGGGCTTGCCCAGTGCGCGGAGCTCAACTGGCAGATGCGCGGTGAGGCGCAGAAGCGCCAGGTCACCGACGCCAAAATCGCCCTGCAGCACAACCTGGGTCTCGGCGGCGCGGCAGTGGTCACCATGTATCGCAAGGCGCAGTTTTAA
- a CDS encoding AarF/ABC1/UbiB kinase family protein: MGVLLFIFRLAELFTFGVLYGLRFLYRATLGRLFGHGGSLAELTGQYLTDLFEALGATFVKVGQVMSTRPDVFPPGVINALKRLRSDVAPFNTRLIPGIVEQACGKPIEEVFPEFDMTPIASASVAHVHRAKLPTGRVVAVKVRRPGQLRRVKYDLLVLKIFARLASLIPGADAVDLPSMVDEFTNAIYEQLDFRNEAENNRRFRRNFKNAEHVKIPELVEDLCSETLLVMEFIEGLQGVEETDLPQCDKSIAAASLFDALFQMVLFDGFVHADMHPGNVFVREGGEIVLLDLGLTSESDADLRKHITNYFIGMMTRNGKLCAKAIFEGAISPPGNLDYEAFERDTIQSIDMNAGKNIQEYETTQAIIALLDIMRRYRIRTDPRLTNIFLSIVVLEGLTSMLDPNLVFEDAGQKFITERMGGQVPGAAAAS; encoded by the coding sequence ATGGGTGTGCTTCTTTTTATCTTTCGGCTCGCAGAGCTCTTCACGTTCGGAGTGCTCTATGGCCTGCGATTTCTCTACCGGGCAACGCTGGGGCGTCTCTTCGGCCATGGCGGCTCACTCGCTGAGCTGACAGGGCAGTATCTGACCGATCTGTTCGAGGCGCTGGGAGCCACGTTTGTCAAAGTGGGACAGGTCATGAGCACACGCCCGGATGTGTTCCCTCCGGGGGTTATCAATGCCCTCAAACGACTGCGCTCCGACGTCGCGCCTTTCAATACAAGGTTGATCCCTGGAATCGTCGAACAGGCCTGCGGAAAGCCGATTGAAGAAGTGTTTCCCGAGTTCGATATGACACCCATTGCCTCGGCGAGCGTGGCACACGTCCACCGGGCGAAGCTTCCCACTGGCCGAGTCGTGGCGGTCAAAGTGCGCCGTCCCGGCCAGCTTCGACGCGTGAAATATGACCTCCTGGTGCTCAAGATCTTTGCTCGACTTGCGAGCCTGATCCCGGGCGCAGATGCAGTGGATCTGCCCAGCATGGTCGACGAGTTCACCAACGCGATCTACGAACAGCTCGATTTCCGTAATGAAGCTGAGAACAACCGTCGTTTTCGGCGGAATTTCAAGAATGCCGAGCACGTCAAGATTCCGGAACTTGTAGAGGATCTGTGCAGCGAAACACTGCTCGTCATGGAATTTATCGAGGGTCTTCAGGGCGTAGAGGAAACGGACCTTCCGCAGTGCGACAAGTCCATCGCTGCCGCCTCGCTCTTCGATGCATTGTTTCAAATGGTTCTCTTCGACGGGTTTGTCCATGCGGACATGCACCCGGGGAACGTCTTCGTGCGCGAGGGTGGGGAGATTGTGCTCCTTGATCTCGGGCTGACGAGCGAAAGCGACGCGGATCTGCGAAAGCACATCACCAACTATTTCATTGGGATGATGACCCGGAACGGCAAGCTCTGCGCGAAAGCCATCTTCGAGGGTGCCATCTCGCCTCCGGGGAACCTGGACTATGAAGCCTTCGAGAGAGACACAATCCAATCCATCGACATGAACGCTGGAAAGAACATCCAGGAATATGAAACCACGCAGGCCATCATTGCCCTGCTGGACATCATGCGGCGCTACCGCATTCGAACCGATCCCCGGCTCACGAACATTTTTCTGTCCATCGTGGTTCTTGAAGGCCTGACCAGCATGCTCGACCCCAATCTCGTTTTCGAGGACGCGGGGCAGAAATTCATCACTGAGCGCATGGGTGGGCAAGTGCCGGGAGCCGCGGCAGCAAGCTGA
- a CDS encoding NAD-dependent epimerase/dehydratase family protein, with amino-acid sequence MSAATKSTKKSSGKTLVTGGAGFIGSHIVRLLLKEGRDVRVMILPGENTQNLKELDVEIVEGNLTDPDSLKKAVKGSSHIFHLAAIYTDWLPRPEVMYEVNCIGSMNLLWEALRNNVEKVVYTSSVVALGMEPGGLNNEETRFNCWSANMDYSRSKWLSEQEALTFCRNGLDISFCCPGMPYGAGDIGPTPTGKLLLGAAKSLPRVVPDNYLSVVDVDDVARGHVLAEKKGKNGERYILTNANIKLSEFMQTVAETVGRKTNPIGLSPKIMDAMAPIGDILEQRAWKMQKKPAITGGGIRYTAKNFRFSNQKAREELGMEFTPMKTAIAKAFDYFIRTGRIKDKQFITDFQKHGARELEGLAREY; translated from the coding sequence ATGAGCGCAGCAACAAAGAGCACAAAAAAGAGCAGCGGGAAGACCCTGGTGACCGGCGGCGCCGGCTTCATTGGGTCGCACATCGTTCGGCTCCTTCTCAAAGAGGGGCGCGATGTACGGGTGATGATCCTTCCCGGAGAGAACACCCAGAACCTCAAAGAGCTGGACGTGGAGATCGTCGAGGGCAACCTCACCGATCCCGATTCGCTCAAGAAAGCCGTCAAGGGCAGCTCACACATCTTTCACCTGGCGGCGATCTATACCGACTGGTTGCCGCGGCCCGAAGTCATGTACGAGGTCAACTGCATCGGCTCGATGAACCTCCTGTGGGAGGCGCTTCGCAACAACGTTGAGAAGGTCGTCTACACATCGTCGGTTGTAGCACTCGGGATGGAGCCGGGCGGGCTGAACAACGAGGAAACACGGTTCAACTGCTGGTCGGCGAACATGGACTATTCACGCTCGAAGTGGCTCTCCGAGCAGGAGGCGCTCACTTTCTGCCGTAATGGCCTCGACATCAGCTTCTGTTGCCCGGGCATGCCCTACGGGGCGGGGGATATCGGTCCCACGCCGACCGGGAAGCTGCTCCTAGGTGCTGCCAAGTCCCTGCCGCGCGTGGTTCCCGACAACTACCTCTCCGTCGTGGACGTCGATGACGTAGCGCGCGGGCACGTGCTTGCCGAGAAGAAGGGCAAGAACGGTGAGCGCTATATCCTCACGAATGCCAACATCAAGCTGAGCGAATTCATGCAGACCGTGGCCGAGACGGTCGGTCGCAAGACCAACCCCATCGGGCTGTCACCGAAGATCATGGATGCGATGGCGCCGATCGGCGACATACTCGAACAGCGCGCCTGGAAAATGCAGAAGAAGCCTGCCATTACGGGCGGCGGCATCCGCTACACGGCCAAGAACTTCCGTTTCAGCAACCAGAAAGCTCGGGAGGAACTCGGAATGGAGTTCACTCCGATGAAGACGGCGATCGCCAAGGCCTTCGACTATTTCATCCGCACGGGACGAATCAAGGACAAGCAATTCATTACTGATTTCCAGAAGCACGGGGCCCGGGAGCTCGAAGGCCTGGCCCGCGAGTACTGA